DNA sequence from the Atribacteraceae bacterium genome:
AGGCGTTTGACGATCTGACGTTCCCCGGGAAATTGAAAACGTTCCACGGTGGTTGCCTGCGGGCCTGCACAGGCGACATAGACTAAGCCCACCGGTTTTTGGGAAGTACCGCCGTGTGGACCGGCGATCCCGGTAAGACCCAGACCGAATGCCACCCCGGCTTTCCGGCGCACCGATTCGGCAAGGGCGATGGCCACTTCCCGACTCACCGCGCCTTGGGTGATGAGTAGTTCCTCCGGAACGGCGAGATCTTCACGTTTAGCTAAGTTGCTGTAGGCCACATAGCCGCGGTCAAAATAGCACGAACTCCCGGAAACCGCAGTCAATCGGTCGCTCAACATCCCGCCGGTGCAGGATTCGGCCACCGCCACTCGGTAATTCAGGCGGCTCAACAGCGTCCCCACCGCTTCCTCGGTGGTTTCTCCGTAGAGGGAAAAACAGTGTCGGGGTAGCTGGTTTTCAAGGGTTGCGAGGATTTCTTCCGCTTGGCCTCGCGCCGATCTATCGGGTGCATCTCCATAGAGATAGAACCAGACTTCTCCAAAATTCGGGAGAAAGGCCGGCTTGAGGGAACCGGGAAGATCGGCAAGATGGGGAGCGATCCGTTCCTCGAGGGACGATTCTCCAATGCCACAAAATCGGAGAATCCGGGAACGGAAATAGAGGAGCTCTTCGGGAGTAATAGAACAGCGGATAGTCTCCCAGAAATACTCCACTTCGGCCGGGACGCCGGGAATGACGAAAATCGTCTGGTGATTGTGTTTTAGAGCAAAACCCGGCGCCGTTCCCCGGCCGTTGGGAAGGATGCGAGCGCCTTCCGGGAACATGGCCTGCTTGCGGTTATTGGGAGGCGGCCCGGCCCGGCGCAGT
Encoded proteins:
- a CDS encoding CinA family nicotinamide mononucleotide deamidase-related protein, with the protein product MKAVVICVGTELVTGLVKDRNARFLTERLLEGGVSTRLVLFVPDDRNEIRRTLEFVLSDPAITLVILTGGLGPTEDDITREAISETIGRPLAFDRASWTEIEAFYHSLRRAGPPPNNRKQAMFPEGARILPNGRGTAPGFALKHNHQTIFVIPGVPAEVEYFWETIRCSITPEELLYFRSRILRFCGIGESSLEERIAPHLADLPGSLKPAFLPNFGEVWFYLYGDAPDRSARGQAEEILATLENQLPRHCFSLYGETTEEAVGTLLSRLNYRVAVAESCTGGMLSDRLTAVSGSSCYFDRGYVAYSNLAKREDLAVPEELLITQGAVSREVAIALAESVRRKAGVAFGLGLTGIAGPHGGTSQKPVGLVYVACAGPQATTVERFQFPGERQIVKRLATQYALSMLFSALLESRAGRGGTD